A stretch of the Candidatus Margulisiibacteriota bacterium genome encodes the following:
- a CDS encoding type II toxin-antitoxin system HicA family toxin — protein sequence MHRTPVISGEKAVKCFEKLGYEITRQKGSHIRLHHRVDKDKKPLTIPRHKELGKGLLRKLVRDADISIEDLVGLL from the coding sequence ATGCATAGAACACCTGTTATCTCCGGTGAGAAGGCGGTTAAATGCTTTGAAAAGTTGGGTTATGAAATAACCAGGCAAAAAGGAAGCCACATCCGGCTTCATCACAGGGTTGACAAGGATAAAAAGCCGTTAACCATCCCAAGACATAAGGAATTGGGGAAGGGACTGCTTCGTAAATTAGTTCGCGACGCGGATATTTCGATTGAAGATTTAGTTGGATTATTATAG
- a CDS encoding type II toxin-antitoxin system HicB family antitoxin → MKHFIPIVIERDEDGFYVVECPLFRGCYTQGKTLDEAIKNIKEVVDICLEEKENKAVLKDYNPKEISFLTLSYA, encoded by the coding sequence ATGAAGCATTTTATTCCTATTGTAATCGAGAGAGATGAGGATGGTTTTTATGTTGTGGAATGTCCTCTCTTTAGGGGTTGCTACACACAAGGGAAAACACTTGATGAGGCCATTAAAAACATAAAAGAGGTTGTTGATATCTGTCTGGAGGAAAAGGAGAATAAGGCTGTTCTAAAAGACTATAACCCAAAGGAAATCAGTTTCTTAACTCTGTCATATGCATAG